From Tripterygium wilfordii isolate XIE 37 chromosome 16, ASM1340144v1, whole genome shotgun sequence, one genomic window encodes:
- the LOC119980356 gene encoding homeobox protein knotted-1-like 7, which yields MQEAGGLGIMGGGGGGGGDVSDEQNHLLKAEIAAHPLYEQLLAAHVSCLRVATPIDQLPLVDDQLAQSHHILRSYASSHHDHPLSPHERQDLDNFLSQYYMVLCNFKEELQQHVRVHALEAVMACREMENTLHALTGATLGEGSGATMPDDEDDLQMDFSFDQSAGVEGQDMMGSFGPLILTESERSLMERVRHELKIELKQGFKSRIEDVREEIMRKRRAGKLPGDTTTVLKTWWQQHSKWPYPTEDDKAKLVEETGLQLKQINNWFINQRKRNWHSTSQSVTSLKSKRKRL from the exons ATGCAAGAAGCAGGAGGGTTGGGTATcatgggtggtggtggtggtggtggtggtgacgtGTCAGATGAGCAGAACCACCTACTGAAGGCGGAGATAGCCGCACACCCACTATATGAGCAGCTCCTCGCCGCACACGTCTCGTGTCTCCGAGTAGCGACTCCGATCGATCAGTTGCCGCTTGTTGACGACCAATTGGCGCAGTCTCACCACATACTTCGGTCTTATGCTTCTTCACACCATGACCACCCTCTCTCCCCACATGAGAGGCAAGACCTTGACAATTTCTtg TCACAGTACTATATGGTgctgtgtaatttcaaagaaGAGCTGCAGCAACATGTGAGAGTCCATGCCCTTGAAGCTGTGATGGCCTGCAGGGAAATGGAGAACACTTTACATGCCCTCACAG GGGCAACTCTAGGTGAAGGTAGTGGTGCAACAATGCCAGATGATGAGGATGACCTGCAAATGGACTTCTCTTTTGATCAATCTGCAGGTGTAGAAGGCCAAGACATGATGGGATCATTTGGTCCCCTCATACTGACTGAATCTGAAAGGTCTTTAATGGAGAGGGTTCGCCACGAACTCAAGATCGAACTCAAGCAG GGATTCAAATCAAGAATTGAAGATGTAAGGGAGGAGATAATGAGAAAAAGAAGGGCAGGTAAACTCCCTGGTGACACTACTACTGTCCTAAAAACTTGGTGGCAGCAGCACTCAAAGTGGCCATATCCAACT GAGGATGACAAGGCAAAGCTGGTGGAGGAGACAGGGTTGCAGCTAAAGCAAATCAACAACTGGTTCATTAACCAAAGGAAACGAAATTGGCACAGCACCTCTCAATCTGTCACATCTTTGAAGTCCAAGCGCAAAAGGTTGTAA
- the LOC119980407 gene encoding phospholipase D gamma 1-like: MAKPGFFHLHSFEGSHHTQSQQIVPIPTNKGSSKVLLLHGNLDVWVKEANNLPNMDMFHKSLGDMFSKISVKVSNKIEGHSSTKITSDPYVTFSVSGAVIGRTFVIPNSENPIWMQHFNVPVAHYAAEVQFVVKDSDVVGSQIIGAVGIPVEQLCSGIIVEGKFPILNTAGKPCKAGAVLSLSIQYTPIEAMTLYQHGVGAGPDYQGVPGTYFPLRRGGKVTLYQDAHVPDGCLPSIKLSGGVQYEHGSCWQDIFDAISQARRLIYITGWSVYHTVRLVRGLKEGKDSTLGDLLKIKSQEGVRVLLLVWDDPTSRSLLGYKTNGVMNTSDEETRRFFKHSSVQVLLCPRSAGEGHSWVKKQEVGTIYTHHQKTVIVDADAGNYKRKIIAFVGGLDLCLGRYDTPEHPIFRTLNSVHKDDFHNPNFTEPIIAGGPREAWHDLHCQIDGPAAYDILTNFEERWEKASKPRGLQKLKTSRDDALLKIDRIPEILGIAEVPSANDNHPESWHIQVFRSIDSGSVKGFPDDPKDATSWNLVCGKNLLIDMSIHTAYVKAIRAAHHFIYIENQYFLGSSYNWESHKDLGANNLIPMEIALKIASKIKANERFSAYIAIPMWPEGAPTGAPIQRILFWQRKTMQMMYDTIYKALVEVGLENEYEPQDFLNFFCLGNREVEVDGEERLNSAARNTPQAHAQKSRRFMIYIHSKGMIVDDEYVILGSANINQRSMEGTRDTEIAMGAYQPDHTWARKRSRPHGQIFGYRMSLWAEHFGTIEKCFGEPESLECVRRVRSLSENNWKQYVAEEATEMKGHLLKYPVQVDRTGKVKALPGHETFPDIGGNILGSFIAIQENLTI, from the exons ATGGCTAAGCCTGGATTTTTTCACTTGCACTCGTTTGAAGGCTCACATCATACTCAGAGCCAACAGATTGTGCCAATCCCTACCAATAAAGGGTCTTCGAAGGTTTTGCTGTTGCATGGGAATTTAGATGTTTGGGTAAAGGAGGCTAATAACCTCCCTAACATGGATATGTTTCATAAGTCTTTAGGGGACATGTTCTCAAAAATTTCTGTTAAGGttagcaacaaaattgaagggCATTCCAGTACCAAGATAACCAGCGATCCATATGTCACGTTTTCAGTATCAGGTGCTGTCATTGGGAGGACTTTTGTGATACCTAATAGTGAGAACCCAATTTGGATGCAGCATTTCAATGTTCCTGTTGCTCATTATGCAGCAGAAGTGCAGTTTGTTGTTAAAGACAGTGATGTGGTAGGGTCACAGATAATAGGTGCTGTGGGGATCCCGGTAGAGCAATTATGCTCCGGCATTATAGTGGAGGGAAAGTTCCCCATCCTCAATACAGCGGGGAAGCCCTGTAAGGCTGGAGCTGTATTGAGTCTATCAATTCAGTACACCCCAATTGAGGCAATGACACTTTATCAACATGGTGTAGGAGCAGGTCCTGATTACCAAGGGGTTCCTGGTACATATTTCCCCCTTAGGAGAGGTGGTAAAGTGACTCTATATCAAGATGCCCATGTTCCTGATGGCTGCCTTCCCAGTATTAAGCTCAGTGGTGGTGTTCAGTATGAACATGGAAGTTGTTGGCAGGACATTTTTGATGCCATAAGTCAGGCTCGTCGTTTGATTTACATTACAGGGTGGTCGGTTTACCATACAGTTAGACTGGTTCGTGGACTTAAGGAAGGAAAGGATTCTACTTTAGGGGATCTTCTTAAAATCAAGTCACAGGAAGGTGTGAGAGTGCTGCTTCTTGTATGGGATGACCCAACCTCCAGGAGTCTTCTGGGATATAAAACG AATGGGGTCATGAATACAAGTGATGAGGAGACTCGTCGTTTCTTCAAGCACTCTTCGGTACAAGTGCTTCTTTGCCCTCGATCAGCTGGAGAAGGACATAGCTGGGTCAAAAAGCAG GAAGTTGGAACAATCTATACCCATCACCAGAAGACGGTAATAGTAGATGCTGATGCAGGGAACTACAAAAGAAAGATCATAGCATTTGTTGGAGGTCTTGATTTATGCTTGGGCCGATATGATACTCCAGAACATCCTATTTTTAGGACCTTGAACTCAGTTCACAAAGATGACTTCCACAATCCTAATTTCACA GAGCCTATTATTGCTGGTGGCCCAAGAGAAGCATGGCATGATTTGCACTGCCAAATTGATGGCCCTGCAGCATATGACATCCTCACTAATTTCGAGGAGCGTTGGGAAAAGGCTTCAAAACCTCGTGGGCTTCAAAAATTAAAGACATCACGTGATGATGCATTGCTCAAGATTGATAGAATTCCTGAAATTCTTGGGATAGCAGAAGTTCCTAGTGCAAATGACAATCATCCTGAGTCTTGGCATATTCAG GTTTTCCGTTCCATTGATTCTGGTTCTGTCAAAGGTTTTCCAGATGACCCAAAAGATGCTACAAGCTGG AACCTGGTATGTGGGAAGAACTTGCTCATTGACATGAGTATACATACAGCTTATGTGAAGGCAATCCGTGCTGCCCATCACTTCATCTATATTGAGAACCAGTACTTTTTGGGGTCGTCTTACAATTGGGAGTCTCACAAAGACTTAG GTGCGAACAATTTAATACCAATGGAAATTGCTCTTAAAATTGCCAGTAAGATCAAAGCAAATGAGAGGTTTTCCGCATATATTGCTATTCCGATGTGGCCTGAAGGCGCTCCAACGGGTGCTCCAATTCAGAGGATTTTATTTTGGCAG CGAAAGACAATGCAAATGATGTATGATACTATATACAAGGCTTTGGTGGAGGTTGGACTTGAAAATGAATATGAGCCTCaagattttttgaattttttctgtCTTGGCAATCGTGAAGTAGAAGTAGATGGGGAAGAAAGGTTAAATTCTGCAGCACGAAATACCCCTCAG GCACATGCTCAGAAAAGTCGGCGCTTCATGATTTATATCCATTCTAAAGGAATGATAGTGGATGATGAGTATGTGATACTGGGATCTGCAAATATCAATCAGCGCTCAATGGAAGGTACACGAGACACCGAAATAGCGATGGGTGCGTACCAGCCTGACCATACCTGGGCAAGAAAACGTTCTCGTCCACATGGACAG ATTTTTGGATATCGGATGTCATTGTGGGCAGAGCACTTCGGAACCATTGAAAAATGTTTTGGAGAACCAGAGAGTCTCGAATGCGTGAGACGAGTGAGGTCCCTGAGTGAGAACAACTGGAAACAGTATGTGGCCGAAGAAGCAACCGAAATGAAGGGTCACCTACTAAAGTACCCAGTCCAAGTTGACAGAACTGGCAAGGTAAAGGCACTCCCAGGCCATGAAACATTTCCAGATATAGGTGGGAACATATTGGGATCTTTCATAGCCATTCAAGAAAATCTCACCATCTGA
- the LOC119980408 gene encoding uncharacterized protein LOC119980408, with the protein MSWKGKDKMATYEGSQNERIKWDDTTTRVLVEICVAVMKATKQVPGTSIPKLEWEELVVQFNAKTGLSYPKQSLKNKWDLLRKDWTLWTKMTARDTGIGWNGSKQTIYASDEWWEEKIKENKEYAKFRKHAFKHKADLEFCFTGTYATGSARLAPSSGYIPPPKYPVSEGTQYTQHENGLETWFGGGYVPEPPNPCTDPPNVFNLGESPQRVIEDDDISSASSRNKGVPVTLSHTSESLGKRSFEGSVNRSSSKKQSVTRADEHDTMLRLVKAVETHVSVSNSVAPTRSGNVNNTTVAMEILSQMRREQPISNDIILFAADLFADNRAKADMFCSLDPDLRLPYLEKKYQQSTNMGGNRKTDMVDDDYDDEWDDDYDDEWEVNRKRNDDFILITSVTAAAIWYQNRRAA; encoded by the exons ATGTCATGGAAAGGGAAAGATAAAATGGCTACATATGAGGGTAGTCAGAATGAGAGAATCAAATGGGATGACACGACTACTCGTGTATTGGTGGAGATATGTGTTGCTGTTATGAAAGCTACTAAGCAAGTCCCTGGCACTAGTATCCCAAAACTAGAATGGGAAGAACTTGTTGTCCAATTCAATGCTAAAACGGGACTTAGCTACCCAAAGCAATCgttaaaaaataaatgggaTTTGCTTAGAAAGGACTGGACATTATGGACCAAAATGACTGCTAGGGACACAGGTATTGGGTGGAATGGGAGCAAGCAAACAATATATGCAAGCGATGAATGGTGGGAAGAGAAAATTAAG GAGAACAAAGAATATGCCAAGTTCCGCAAACATGCGTTCAAACATAAGGCAGACCTTGAATTCTGTTTTACAGGTACATATGCCACTGGATCAGCCCGATTAGCACCTTCTAGTGGATACATACCACCTCCAAAATACCCTGTGAGTGAAGGTACTCAGTATACCCAACATGAGAATGGTTTGGAGACTTGGTTTGGAGGAGGATATGTGCCAGAGCCACCTAACCCTTGCACTGATCCACCCAATGTTTTCAACCTTGGGGAATCTCCACAAAGAGTCATAGAAGATGATGATATTTCTTCTGCAAGTTCGCGTAATAAGGGTGTTCCAGTGACACTGTCGCACACATCCGAATCATTGGGAAAGAGATCATTTGAAGGATCAGTTAACAGGAGTTCAAGTAAGAAGCAATCGGTCACCAGAGCTGATGAACATGACACAATGCTGAGATTGGTAAAGGCTGTGGAGACCCATGTGTCTGTTAGTAATTCTGTGGCACCAACTAGGTCTGGGAATGTCAACAACACCACTGTGGCTATGGAAATACTTAGCCAGATGAGGAGGGAGCAACCAATTTCTAATGATATCATTCTCTTCGCAGCTGACTTATTCGCGGATAATCGTGCCAAAGCAGACATGTTCTGCAGCTTGGACCCCGACTTGAGACTGCCATATCTGGAGAAGAAATACCAACAGAGCACAAATATGGGTG GCAATAGGAAAACTGATATGGTTGATGATGACTATGATGATGAATGGGATGATGACTATGATGATGAATGGGAAGTCAACCGTAAAAGGAATGATGATTTTATACTCATTACGTCTGTAACTGCAGCTGCAATTtggtatcaaaatagacgtgCGGCCTAG
- the LOC119980782 gene encoding phospholipase D gamma 1-like, whose protein sequence is MQMMYDTIYKALVEVGLENEYEPQEFLNFFCLGNREVDGEERLNSAAVNTPQAHAQKSWRLMIYIHSKGMIVDDQYVILGSANINRCSMEDTRDTEIEMGAYQPHHTWASKRSRPHGQIFGYRMSLWAEHLGTIEKCFGEPESLECVRRVRSLSENNWKQYVADEVGPIILDFIYSKSMVQKLYLSYVLR, encoded by the exons ATGCAAATGATGTATGATACTATATACAAGGCTTTGGTGGAGGTTGGACTTGAAAATGAATATGAGCCTCAagagtttttgaattttttctgtCTTGGCAATCGTGAAGTAGATGGGGAAGAAAGGTTAAATTCTGCAGCAGTAAATACCCCTCAG GCACATGCTCAGAAAAGTTGGCGCTTGATGATTTATATCCATTCTAAAGGAATGATAGTGGATGATCAGTATGTGATACTGGGATCTGCAAATATCAATCGGTGCTCAATGGAAGATACACGAGACACCGAAATAGAGATGGGTGCGTATCAGCCTCACCATACCTGGGCAAGCAAACGTTCTCGTCCACATGGACAG ATTTTTGGATATCGGATGTCATTGTGGGCAGAGCACTTGGGAACCATTGAAAAATGTTTTGGAGAACCAGAGAGTCTCGAATGCGTGAGACGAGTGAGGTCCCTGAGTGAGAACAACTGGAAACAGTATGTAGCCGATGAAGTAGGACCcattattttggatttcatatatTCCAAATCAATGGTTCAAAAATTGTACTTATCTTATGTCCTGAGATAA